In a single window of the Rhodamnia argentea isolate NSW1041297 chromosome 2, ASM2092103v1, whole genome shotgun sequence genome:
- the LOC115754145 gene encoding LOW QUALITY PROTEIN: proteasome activator subunit 4 (The sequence of the model RefSeq protein was modified relative to this genomic sequence to represent the inferred CDS: deleted 1 base in 1 codon), with product MHLYNAWLPPPVAEETKKERESFAWAVRSVRESYRPDDPDSVYSTLKWITILETFIKAKSDVDLPDVAALVDIGLELFLKSQNKLYAQVRWGNIVVRVINKYRKKLSLKVMWRPLYDTLVHTHFTRSTGPEGWRLRQRHFETVTSLIQSCRRFFPPGSALEIWSEFKCLLENPWHNSSFEGSGFVRLFLPTNMDNQEFFSMEWIKMCINLWDAVPNSQFWNSQWAAIIARVIKNYNFVDWEPFLPALFARYLNMFEVPVANGSASYPFSVDVPRYTRFLFPNKTTTPAKAIAKAIVYSLKPGSSAQEHLEKLINILEQYYHPSNGGRWTYSLERFLFYMVVTFQKRLHCEQQNLDDQGAIELALGKPDRKSFVSAMLRLVDRGQYSKSENLSETVAAATSILSYVEPSLVLPFLASRFHMALETMTATHQLKSAVKSVAYAGRALFLTSLSSSTVKLDDNSSEESFIDLLVESLSNALLGMDANDPPKTLASMQLIGSIFSNMAILEDTNDGFSFTSRIGISEWLDEFLIRLFSLLLHLEPSSVLNEGLHSSATSGTFLVEDGPTYYCMLEVLMGRLSKSLYNQALKKISKFVKTNILPGAIAEVGMLCCACVHANPEEAAVHLVEPILSSLKSSLEGAPNTGYGGTGTFHASGNKEKPTLSPALEAAIDYQLKILSVAINYGGSSLLCYKDQFKEALLSAFDSPSWKVNGAGDHLLRSLLGSLISYYPVNQYKCTLLHPDSATLEKWISTKDYPGDETLVAPKWHIPSDEEVQFANELLSIHFQSALDSLLKICQTKMHSDPGDEKEHLKVTLLRIDSSLQGVASCLPDFSPSSRNGMVKDPDHLPFLIAGATGSTVGSRALREKAAEVMHTVCKYLLEKKSDDSILLVLVIRIMDALGNYGSMEYEEWSNHRQAWKLETAAIIEPSVNFIVSSHSKGKRRPRWAHIDKAYLHSTWRTSQSSYHLFRTSGSFSPSDHLLIMSDDLLDLSLHSYETVRALAGNSLLKMIKRWPSMISKCVLYLAENLQNPSAPEYAVLGSCAVLASQTVLKHLTMDPKACSAFLIGVLSSSHHESLKAQKAINELFVKYNIHFGGLSRNFFKTSDDHADTLDFSHLVSQIGSMGFDSMGLHWRYNLMANRVLLLLAMASRNDPHFSSKILSETAGHFLKNLKSQLPQTRILAISALNILLKESPYKMSVDEGAGVHKEMQGNTKSSLEGALTHIFQEEGFFHETFSSLSHVHIITDTESASSGGKQGNSSLQSVADKSITRFYFDFSSSWPRTPSWISLLGSDTFYSNFARIFKRLVQECGLPVLLALRSSLEEFANAKERSKQCVAAEALAGVLHSDVDGLVEAWDSWMMVQLQNVILSQSVESVPEWASCIRYAVTGKGKYGTRLPVLRERILDCLVKPLPLNTTTTVVAKRYAFLAAALIELSPQKMPVSEVRLHSCLLKELLDNMCHSSAQVRESIGVTLSVLCSNFQLYRSLCEDHSHEGEISNAHDLIWVESLTRQASEMVIRIQSSSQSDILGSSSTTSHENGCGKNLKEDVQWMETLFHFIISSLKSGRSSYLLDVLAGFIHPVISLQETSHKDLSTLAKAAFELLKWRVFWKPYLQKVVHVILSSVNDPNWRTRSATLTYLRTFMYRHTFILSFIEKKQIWETVGQLLVDNQVEVREHAAAVLAGLMKGGDKDLASNFRTSALAEANDILKKKRRRNINSGQSIASVHGAVLALAASVLSVPYDMPSWLPEHVTLLSRFAGEPSPVKSTVTKAVAEFRRTHADTWTLQKESFTEEQLEVLADTSSSSSYFA from the exons atgcaTCTGTACAATGCGTGGCTCCCTCCGCCGGTGGCGGAGGAGACGAAGAAGGAGCGGGAGTCGTTCGCGTGGGCCGTGCGGTCCGTCCGCGAATCGTACCGCCCCGACGATCCCGACTCCGTCTACTCCACTCTCAAGTGGATTACCATCCTCGAAAC TTTCATAAAGGCGAAAAGTGATGTAGATCTGCCAGATGTGGCTGCTCTTGTGGATATTGGCTTGGAATTGTTCCTTAAATCACAGAATAAGCTTTATGCTCAG GTGAGATGGGGAAACATTGTAGTCAGAGTCATTAATAAGTATCGGAAGAAGCTGTCTCTGAAAGTTATGTGGCGACCCTTATACGATACTCTTGTCCATACACATTTTACAAG GAGTACTGGTCCCGAAGGTTGGAGATTGAGACAAAGGCATTTTGAGACTGTCACTTCCCTTATTCAATCCTGTCGGAGATTCTTCCCACCTGGTTCTGCCCTTGAGATTTGGTCCGAGTTTAA ATGCTTACTTGAAAACCCTTGGCATAATTCGTCCTTTGAAGGTTCTGGCTTTGTTAGACTCTTTCTTCCTACAAATATGGATAACCAGGAGTTCTTTTCAAT GGAGTGGATAAAAATGTGTATAAACCTCTGGGATGCTGTACCGAACTCCCAATTCTGGAACAGTCAATGGGCTGCAATCATAGCGCGTGTTATTAAGAACTACAACTTTGTTGATTGGGAGCCTTTCTTGCCTGCTCTCTTTGCGAGATACTTGAATATGTTTGAG GTTCCTGTGGCAAATGGAAGTGCATCATATCCTTTTTCTGTAGATGTTCCTAGATATACAAGGTTTTTGTTCCcaaacaaaacgactacacCTGCAAAGGCCATTGCAAAAGCAATT GTTTATTCATTAAAACCAGGAAGTTCTGCCCAAGAGCATTTAGAGAAATTGATCAACATCTTAGAACA GTATTACCATCCATCTAATGGGGGTCGCTGGACTTATTCACTGGAACGCTTCTTGTTCTATATGGTTGTTACATTCCAGAAGCGCTTGCATTGTGAACAACA GAATCTGGATGATCAGGGAGCAATTGAACTGGCCCTAGGGAAGCCAGATAGGAAATCCTTTGTCAGTGCC ATGCTGAGATTAGTTGATCGTGGCCAATATAGCAAGAGTGAGAATCTATCTGAGACAGTTGCTGCAGCAACTTCCATCTTGTCTTATGTGGAACCTTCTCTGGTCCTTCCATTTTTAGCTTCTCGGTTTCATATGGCATTGGAGACG ATGACTGCAACGCACCAGCTGAAATCTGCTGTGAAATCAGTTGCATATGCTGGACGGGCTCTGTTTCTCACTTCTCTATCATCCTCTACTGTTAAACTGGATGACAATAGCAGTGAGGAGTCCTTTATTGATCTTTTGGTGGAGTCATTGTCTAATGCATTACTTGGCATGGATGCAAATGATCCTCCCAAAACTTTGGCAAGCATGCAATTGATTGGTTCCATTTTTTCCAAT ATGGCTATTCTGGAAGATACTAATGACGGGTTTTCGTTTACGTCAAGAATTGGCATTTCGGAGTGGCTAGATGAGTTTTTAATTCGCCTTTTCTCGTTACTTCTACACTTGGAGCCAAGTAGTGTTTT AAATGAAGGTCTTCATTCTTCAGCAACATCAGGTACTTTTCTGGTTGAGGATGGTCCTACCTACTATTGCATGCTTGAAGTATTGATGGGGAGATTGTCGAAATCACTGTATAACCAG GCTCTTAAAAAGATCTCCAAGTTTGTCAAAACAAATATACTTCCTGGGGCAATTGCAGAGGTGGGAATGCTTTGTTGTGCATGTGTCCATGCTAACCCAGAAGAGGCAGCTGTTCACCTTGTGGAACCAATTTTATCGTCTCTCAAATCCTCCTTGGAAGGAGCTCCCAACACAGGTTATGGAGGAACTGGAACTTTTCATGCTTCTGGAAACAAG GAAAAGCCTACTCTTTCTCCAGCTCTTGAAGCAGCAATTGATTATCAGCTAAAAATATTGTCTGTTGCCATAAACTATGGAGGATCTTCACTTCTCTGTTACAAGGATCAATTCAAAGAAGCACTACTTTCTGCATTTGATTCACCATCTTGGAAG GTTAATGGAGCGGGTGATCATTTACTTCGATCTCTTCTTGGAAGCCTGATTTCATACTATCCGGTTAATCAGTACAA GTGTACTTTGCTCCATCCTGATTCAGCTACATTAGAGAAATGGATCAGCACAAAGGATTATCCTGGTGATGAAACATTGGTGGCTCCAAAGTGGCATATTCCATCTGATGAAGAAGTTCAATTTGCAAATGAACTTTTGAGTATTCATTTTCAATCAGCTTTAGAcagtcttttgaaaatatgCCAAACTAAGATGCATTCTGACCCAG GAGACGAGAAAGAGCACTTAAAAGTGACTCTGTTGCGTATAGATTCATCATTGCAAGGTGTTGCATCATGCTTGCCTGATTTCAGCCCATCCTCCAGGAATGGGATGGTCAAAGATCCAGATCATTTGCCATTCTTGATAGCTGGAGCCACTGGTTCGACTGTTGGCAGTAGGGCGCTGCGTGAGAAAGCTGCCGAGGTCATGCATACAGTGTGCAA GTACTTACTAGAGAAAAAATCAGATGACAGCATTCTTCTGGTACTTGTGATACGTATAATGGATGCTTTAGGAAACTATG GGAGTATGGAGTATGAGGAGTGGTCAAATCACCGACAGGCTTGGAAATTGGAAACTGCTGCCATAATCGAACCTTCAGTGAATTTTATTGTGTCATCTCATTCTAAAGGGAAGAGAAG GCCAAGGTGGGCTCATATTGACAAGGCATATCTGCACAGTACCTGGAGAACATCACAGTCGTCTTACCATCTGTTTCGTACAAGTGGAAGCTTCTCTCCATCAGATCATTTGCTCATAATGAGTGATGATCTTCTGGATCTTTCTCTGCATAGTTATGAAACTGTTCGAGC ACTTGCTGGAAACTCATTATTAAAGATGATAAAGAGATGGCCATCTATGATCTCGAAATGCGTTCTTTATCTAGCTGAGAACTTACAGAACCCCAGTGCACCGGAATATGCAGTTTTGGGTTCTTGTGCAGTTCTTGCTTCACAAACTGTTCTCAAGCACTTGACCATG GACCCCAAGGCATGTTCTGCATTTCTCATTGGAGTTCTTTCAAG CTCCCATCATGAATCACTGAAAGCTCAGAAAGCGATCAATGAG CTTTTTGTCAAATACAATATCCACTTTGGGGGCTTGTCCAGAAACTTCTTCAAAACATCAGATGATCATGCAGATACGCTGGACTTCTCGCATTTGGTTTCTCAAATTGGTTCAATGGGTTTTGATTCCATGGGCTTGCATTGGCG GTacaatttaatggctaatcgAGTTCTCCTGCTGTTGGCTATGGCATCTAGAAATGACCCGCATTTCTCTTCCAAGATTCTGAGTGAAACCGCTG GTCACtttttgaagaacttgaaaAGTCAGCTTCCTCAGACCAGAATTCTAGCAATCTCGGCTCTAAATATACTACTGAAAGAATCACCTTACAAAATGTCAGTCGATGAAGGTGCAGGAGTTCACAAGGAAATGCAAGGAAATACTAAATCATCACTTGAAGGAGCATTAACTCATATATTCCAGGAAGAGGGTTTTTTCCATGAAACATTCAGCAGTCTTTCTCATGTTCACATCATAACTGACACAGAAAGTGCATCCTCTGGCGGAAAACAGGGAAATTCATCTTTGCAGAGTGTAGCAGACAAATCAATCACCCgtttttattttgacttttcaTCATCATGGCCTCGGACCCCTAGTtggatttccttacttggaagTGACACCTTTTACTCAAACTTTGCGAGGATATTTAAACGACTAGTACAAGAATGTGGCTTACCTGTTTTATTAGCACTGAGGAGTAGCCTGGAGGAATTTGCTAATGCAAAAGAGAGGTCTAAGCAATGTGTTGCTGCTGAAGCATTAGCCGGGGTACTGCACTCTGACGTTGATGGCCTTGTTGAAGCATGGGACAGCTGGATGATGGTTCAGTTGCAGAATGTCATTCTGTCCCAATCTGTCGAATCTGTACCTGAGTGGGCATCTTGTATACGCTATGCAGttacaggaaaaggaaaatatggaACAAGACTTCCTGTCCTTAGAGAAAGAATTTTAGATTGTTTGGTTAAACCTTTGCCTCTAAACACGACAACTACAGTAGTTGCTAAGCGCTATGCATTCCTTGCTGCAGCTCTAATAGAGTTGTCCCCTCAGAAAATGCCAGTTTCTGAAGTACGTCTTCACAGTTGCCTGTTgaaagaattgctggataataTGTGCCATTCCTCCGCACAG GTAAGGGAATCTATAGGGGTCACCCTTTCAGTATTGTGCTCCAACTTTCAGCTGTACAGATCACTTTGTGAAGATCATTCACATGAAGGAGAAATCAGTAATGCACATGACCTAATTTGGGTTGAATCACTCACTAGACAAGCATCTGAAATGGTCATACGGATTCAATCTTCCAGCCAGTCTGACATCTTGGGGAGCTCTAGCACTACAAGTCATGAAAATGGTTGTGGAAAGAACTTGAAAGAGGACGTCCAGTGGATGGAAACG TTATTCCACTTCATAATATCATCTTTGAAGTCCGGAAGATCTTCTTATTTGCTTGATGTACTGGCAGGGTTTATTCATCCTGTAATTTCTTTGCAG GAAACATCACATAAAGATCTGTCAACATTGGCAAAGGCAGCTTTTGAATTGTTGAAATGGAGGGTTTTCTGGAAGCCCTATCTGCAGAAGGTGGTGCATGTAATCCTATCTTCAGTCAATGATCCTAACTGGCGGACAAGATCTGCTACTTTAACGTATCTTAGAACGTTTATGTACAG GCACACttttattctctcttttatagAGAAAAAGCAAATCTGGGAAACAGTGGGTCAACTACTCGTAGACAACCAAGTTGAG GTAAGAGAGCATGCTGCTGCAGTGTTAGCAGGCTTGATGAAGGGTGGGGATAAAGATTTAGCGAGTAACTTCCGCACTAGCGCTCTTGCAGAGGCAAATGAtatcttgaaaaagaaaaggagaag